atgTTTGATCAGGACGGTGTGATGTCGAGTCTGACCTTGGGTGAACAGAGAGGGTTGGAATGACACAAGACTGTATGCAGACAATATTTTGCATCTTGACTAGTTATTATACGAGTTCTTCCTACGGTTGTTTGTCTGGGCTCTCAGATATTTTGTCCATGAACATTTTGAGACACAAAAGCTAGAgttcaaatagaaaaaaatatacacaatctATTTGTTAATACATGTGGTGAGAAGTGCTGCAGCTGCAAACTAGGAGCACTGAGCCTGAGCAAAAATTAGGCAACTTTCCATAGCATCTTTTAAAGCTATACACATactgaaacaacacacacacacacgcatgcttTGGCTCACATCCCTACAAtgttctcctctccctccctcttcctctctcctctttgaaTCTAACACACTCAGCCCATTGGATCATTTTTAATCCCTATCATCTGAAACATAGATGTATGCCAAAGCAACCATATGGACGTAAACCGCCTCCattatccacacacacacatacacagatacacatacacacaattacacagTAACCCGGATCACGCGTGCAAAGCAGGCCGCATACAGTATTGCACGTCACCAAAACAAGTTGTGTGTGCGTCCCGCGTGCCGAGCCACGTGTGTGGAAGCAGCCCACTTCCTACGGTGGCTGGGAGAGGAGGGAATCCAATACGGTTAATTGACAAGCCGAGCCTTTTACATAACCGTTGGGCTCTGTCTAAGTGGTGGTGTCAGAATTCTCCCAGCGCTGCATCGCTCCCCTCCCTCTTTAGTCTCCAtgactccctctcctcctctgcgcacacacacacacacacacacacaaactctccatcacttcctctgtccctctctcttctttcccttcATGGATGTTTAAAGCAGTAATTCCCATCAGGATGAAAACGCTTCAAATGAAGGGAGCAGCAATCAAAGCGCTTGTACTCGTGATGGTTGAATGGCTGATGGAGTGTGTGTACCCCACCAACTCTCTTCctctatctctttttttctgtcttccttttctctcttcataGAAACAGTGTGTTCACAGCATCTGTTACCATGGCGCAGAGGGAGAGAACAATGTCTCCTGGGTGACAGCTAGCTTCGTCCAGGGTGCCCAGGTATggggaacacaaacacacacctgcacacactcgGTTTCTCTTTTTGTAAACTTTCTTGTGTAAGAAATGAACACAGGCAACGAAACTCTTTTATCCACaatgtttatatacatatatattcacttagaaaacataattataactaataaaaacagagataacAAAACACTCATGTAAAGAAAGATCAATATTTCTAACCCACTAGTTGGGTTTTGCAATTTGTTTCATGATAAATTAGTCTCAGAAGAGAGCGTAAAACGGATTTCAATCCAAACCAACAtctgaatgaaaaatacaaactCAACTTTCAtctataaacacattaaatatgtcaCTATTGCTTAAGAAATATCCCTCACCCCAATTGTATCCCTATTTTTTGCAATGTACATCCATTTTCCCGATGAAGAGTTCACTCCGTCCGTGTACAGTACATTCTTGGTCATTTCACAATCTAAACCCCAATGAGACACTGAAAAGACCTCATGGTGATGACAAAAGCAAGAAAGCGGTCctcaaaataaattattcaaaaCACATTCTTGTCTTAGGATATTATAAAAGACTGGAGCGACTGTAGTCTAGGTGATATATGACAAGCGCATTGGGAATTTAGGTTGTTATTATTAACAGGGTCAGGGGCAAGTATtaaaaactattcatttttgtgaaagaTAGACACATTACACAATCcaatcacacatactgtaaaatctgaaaatataaatgtcttACACTGCATAGAGGTGATTTTTGTCATTTGCCACTTAATAGTCCTACTGCATGTTACCATTCACACGTTACAGTTTAAGATTCTGTAAAGTCTTCTACAGACAATCACACTATAAATATGTCGGCTAAACCTGTGGAGATTACCGTTTTTCTCTacacagtagcagcagcagcagtattgtAACTACAAATaattgtatgtactgtatatatgctGATTCAGATACAATGATTGCATGTTTCCCAGCTTGAGTATTGACGGTTACTTTTTGGTACAGTGCAAAGACATGATGATGCCTTATACTTTTGCAAGAACTGCACTTGTAACGTGTGCATTTGAGAGAGCACCTgacaacaactaaaaaaacaaacaaacatacaaactaCTTTCAtgccaacattttttaaagacagatgTGTATAATGATTGAGTGTCAACTGTCCATTTTAGGAAAGGAAAGGATCAAGTCAAGCACTTGGTATACTGGCAGTTATAAGCTGTATTTGTACAATGCTAATCTGGCTTTGGCACCGCTGGTTGTCTGTAAGGCCTGTTATGAACCATTTTAACTCCATGATATAGCGGAGTGCACAGAAAACTCCAGCCCAAAGCTTTGCTGACATGCTAACGCAAACGATCTCTCACAGAGAGTAAAGTGATAGGCTAAGTAATGACACTCTTTAATGCTTAACAACTGTAGGATGGTTAATTAGCTGCATTCTGTGCCTTGAATTGATCAAATGGTCCACAAATACAGTGATTCAGCtgctaaattaaaaacaattaaggCTTGATAAGCAGATAAAGTAGTTAAGATGGAGGAGTGTATGACTATAACACTGGTGGAGAAGGTCTTAAAAGGTAAAGCAAACTGTGTCCCAGTTAAGGACTAGACCTTCTCAAGGAGACTAAAGCTATACTTCCTCCCCAAAGGACGGTCTAACCTTCCTGAGAGCAAAACTAATGGTGCTTTCAGGCGATCATTCAGTTTATCACTAGGTATTTCCTTAAGATTGACTTCAAAACATGAATTTCCAGACTTTATATTGGGTTAATGGTAAAAATATCCATATATCTTAAAATATCATATATCCCTCAACCCCAATTAATGAGTACGGtctaaacctgctctatgtgtaaagtgccttgacatgacttttgttgtgatttggcgctatataaataaacatgaattgaTATCTCTATTGATGATATCTATTCTACATGAGGAAAAACATCCTGCTGTGTTACTTTATTGGTCTAGTTCAAGATAATCATGGTGACGTGATATTTCCCACCTTTATAAACTGACAAAGATCGCCTGAGAGCTCCATTAAATTGTGGATTTGCATTGAATGGATGGTGGGAGACTGACGGCTGCTAAGCATACAGTGGCTGTCTATAATCGACCCCTCAACTGGGACCCAACAGCCGTAACTCCAATCTCAACTCTCCCCCTTTTTGTCacacctgattggctgagcaGCATCCAATGTTACATTGTCATCATGTCATCAAGTCCTACAATCCGGGATCGTGTTGCTGATTGGTTCCTTTGGCTTCTCTGTGAGGGGCAGCGTAGGGATGCAGTTGTTGGCGGGGATGTAGTGGTGGGCCTGCGATGAGTTTATGTCAGGGCTGCAGAGGCGTTTGAAGCGctgtgaggtcaaaggtcaaaaagTTACTTGATTGTTTTAACACTGTAAAATCCTCATCATTCTGCTCTTTGGTTGCTTATGTTTAATCTTAATATCTTCTAATCTTAATATAGTGATTGACTTTGTTCTGCCTTGTTTCTAGACATTTGCAGATCTggtaatattttaaatagtctcacttaataataaataataaaataaaagactatttttttctctgtttaagatCTACCACTTCTTGCAGTGCAATCTTTATTATCACCACTAGCAGAAAAAGAAGGAGCAATATCTTAAGAAAAAAACTCATACTCATaaattgtgcatgtgtgtattcatCAACATAGTCATGATAATGCATTTTAAGCAACACAGGATACTTAAATGATTGCTGGTATTACCTGTGACAGGGTTCCTGGGGTGGTGGCCAGGGCATAGATGGCCCAGATGGGGAGCAGAGAGACGGAGGAGAGGGTGAGGAGCCAGCCCAGCGCGGTCGCCCAGCCTGGAGCGACCAAGTCTTTCCCTAGTTTTAACGGAGTCCAACACACCagggaaaataaaaaggtacCCTGCAGGTGACGACAAGAAGAAAGACCGGGTCAGTTCGTTTTTTCAAGTACAGCTCTGAATCAAAACGAGAGATACGTTGCAGCAGCTACGATGATTAATTGACGATTGAATTAAAATCCCAAACGTGCATTGAAGTGTTATACTACTTCACAGCAAGCAGACACTAAACAGTGTGAAAGCAGGTCATGGGGAGCGGGTCACTCACAGTGCACACAGTTGGGGTCAAGTATTTCCAGCACAGCTTGAAGACGGGCAGTGGGCTGTAGCCGGTCATATCCTTGATGTTGTCACTGAAGCGCTCGGCTCCTGCGGATAGAACAAGAACAACTTGAGTGGTTGTGGTTTGGTTTGACTTGATGGTTCAGTTACAACTGGCTTCTTGTTTTTGGTTGCGGTGTCCTACTTTGGTTAggatatttcttttattttaaagggaaaTACCAGAAACATAAtagaatttttcttttttacaaataGTTTGGCTTAGTTGCAAGAAAAGGACACCATACCAGGAGTAGCAATGGTAAAGGTATTTGTTGCAGCAGTAGAACTGgaattttttcatttaaagtggGGTGTGTTTTATAGACCGGTGTGTCCTATACATGAGTAAAATACAGAGCGAGGTTGGATCTGGGTATGATTATAGGTCTGCAaaaggccgtccacactaagaacaataactataaagataacgaGGTTAACATCCACACTGTGCGCTCCAGCTGagtctgcagctaatgaaaataggctattgatgacccgttaatgctgtatgttgttATACAGTCCggtaagcaaatcattaccgactattaaccattaacccgacacactgtttcaggtgtaatatgtgtgtttttattgcatttcaaaaaaatgtaaattgaaaaagtataaacatatgtgattattaatgaataactactgctgcattcaaataaaccagcctttaatagaaaagcatttttcccaGCAATGACTCCCCCTCTTGTTTACCACAATTACTGGACAGTGATGTCACTGCATCACTAGATCTCAAGACACTGAGTTGATCTTATCATTAATAAGAATGAGACACAGGTTGCAAGAAAGTCGAATTTTCCTTTAAGAATCAACAATATCTGAATAATTAAATGCCCTACAATTGATGCTCGTAGGCTAGTAGTGATCAGTAATCTCTTTTAATCTCTTCATATTAGTAGCAGTTGTAGTAATAACAGTAGTCTTATGACATGGACTTTAACAAGAAGAATCAGTGCTATTACCGTTTAATCAATGTATGTGGAAAAAACTTAAATGGGTTTAAATTCGAGATGAAATCTATGCCTGTTGCTCAGATTGTTCATACAtcctctttatctctttattaAGTTTGACCATTTTGATCATGTTTGTCACAGTAGGTGTCCCTTTTTCTATAATAAGATAAAAACTGTGCAGTGAAACCCTTTCATAACCAGTGGCTGAGGAGTGTTAGCGTATGTTAGAGTCAGTAAAATCCCACAGTcataaaaaaggttaaaaggtgcagtgtagTCCTGACCGCTGTGTTACCCAGTGTACTCCTCAATTCTGCTGCTGCACTCACCTACTGCTGGGAGAGCCATAAAAGCTGTCTTCTATGGTATTCATATGTAtccacacatgcaaacacacactctctgctAACCTACTCAACTTATCTGTTATCATCTGCAATGGGAtgcaaaaaatacactttacagCTTTTTTGGGTCTTTTACAAATACAAATTGTCTAAATGCTGTAGCACTAATTGTATTGTCTTGatgtgtgtacagtgtatatGGCACACTACACCGATCTGACACTTGCACAaacaatgtttttgtaaatgttccAGGTCTGGCTGGGATAGGGGCTCCCTGGGGCCATCAGACTGAGACTGAGAGGCGACGGGACCCGGGGGCTGATTTAGGGCCCAGAGGAGACAGACAGGGGCCTGGCTAGGAGCCAGTCTCCCTGCAACAGTGGGTAGCTGCAGCAATGTTAATATACTGTCTACTGTGTGACTCCAAGTGGAATgcagaaggaggggaggaagtgGACTGCTTGACTGAGTGTATTTaattagataaaaaaaagtgtttttgtcactactctgttttttttaaataaattgacaACAATTAACTTGAGATTTATTTCGATTTGTCCTACTTTGGTGGAGTCTGGAAATCCAACAGATGGGAATTATagtctggagagagaggaggaaaaaagggaaggacAATGAAAGAAGGATTAGAAAACAGAGGAGATGACAGGAGTTGGGATTCATACCATAGACCCAGCCGATGGCCAGAGACTGGAAGatggagaggagcagcaggctGGCTCCACTGCAGGAAAAGTGATCATATATCTGGAACACATACAGACCACCCTGCACCGCGgtagagacaaacacacacacacacacacacaacagagagaggaaagccCATTATTCAATatcaaaaaaatcaaacaggcTAGACGATCATGCACTCATCCATCCAGAGTGTGACGTACCGGTGTGACCATGACCAGTCCAATCAGGAAGCAGATGAcgcagacaaacagcagaagcAGCTCTCTGCGATGGCCTCGTCTGATCAGGTGAGGGTACAGGTCAGTCACCGACGTCATCAGGGCCTCCAGACTCACAAACTGGGcgacagagaggagacagggTCAACGCATGTGCGGTTTTACACGATACGACACGCAATACATCAATGCCATCAAACTGAGTGTATGCAGCTGTGTGAGTCTTTCTACGAGCTACCTGTGTGTCCAGCCCCAGCATGATGATCATGAGGAAGAAGCAGACAGCCCAAAGTTGGGGTAGAGGCATCATGGCTATAGCTTTTGGGTAGACGATGAAGGCGAGACCAGGCCCTGAGAAGACATACAGACACCATAATGTTATAGTGTTGAAGTGTTaagttacaaaaacaaaagaatgtatGACATAAACAATTGGGTATGCTTTGATGTTTGGATTCTGATTCTGCATATTCAGCCATGATATTATCAAAAACCCTATTTAAGAATaagaaagcaaaataaaactaacatttGTATGACATGGCCCTTTACTTTAAGCAGAATAAGCCCATAAataagatgttttgttttttgtttttgtaaaattaagaaaaactaaatatggtTTAAAATCTCTGCTATTTACAGGATTAGGCTGGCATTAGTCTACATTTTTCTTACAGTCAACAAATCCACCAAAAAGACTAAAGCCAAACATGGATTAGTCTGTCTCTCAAATCTTTCCAACCTCTCTGTCCTGTCTGTGACACTCTGTTCCAAACTCATTCATTCCTACTGAGGATGTAAAACTGTACAAACAGGTCActtatatttaatatgatatGTAAAAAACGATAATGCATAATGCATTTGCTGAGGACTATTTTCAATTGAGGATTAATACAGATTAACAGtaattaatagtttttgaacagTAATGGATGCCCCTGACCCAGAGGAGAACTCTATATCAGGCCTTATCTACACATGTGATACTCAGTAGTAggattaattcattgtttttggttagaaatgacaaaaaatccTTTAGGTGCCTGGTCAGACCAGAAAAAAGCTAAATAGATTTCATTTGGATTCTCTGTTTCCTCAAAGGTCGACAGCACTGTCAAGATAGTTTGTTAGTGGTCAATGGTGTAAAGTTGTGTGTCCTAGTGTGTAGAGTTCCTAGAAATGGAACtctaaacacaaaaaactttACAGACTCACCATAGTGGGATTAGCTTATTCCTGGAAGTTATCTCCATAATTTGGGAGATTTAAAATGCTGTTGTCCTATTACCTGAAAATGTAACTTCTGCACATTCAATTATTTTGCATGATTAGATTTTACTGTCCCactactttttttaatgaatccaGAACATATAGCTCCTGCACCACATGTGCACCCAGGGTAGCCtttatttatagattattaTGACACTTGCTAGGTCCTTCAATTAAGAGCAATAAAAGTTTTAGTGTTTGCCTCatgcttttaaattaaatgtaaaggTCAGCGTGAAATACTgcacttaattaattaattagcgACATGGTAAGCTTCTTTTTCGTTTTCCCTTGTGCCATTTTCCTCACTTCTGTTATCTCCAACCTCAATGTGTTTCACCTGACTGAGCCACAGTGGATATGTCCACGCCTTGCTCCTCAGCCATGAAGCCCAGCACAGAGAAGATGGCAAAACCTGCCAGGAAACTGGTGCTGCTGTTCAGGAGGCACAGAAGAAAAGAGTCCCTGgaagaacacacagacacacacacaatgacattattatgttattatggCAGAACACAAATTGAGGAAATACATGTGATTTCTGGACTATTTTACACAACAgctaaaaaacagttttagtaTAAAAGGACCTTTTGTAATGCTgaacagaatataataaagGTCTTCGGTCAAGTGCATGGCCctttgtgtctgagtgtgtgtgtgtgtgtgtgtgtgtgtgtgtgtgtgtgtgtgtgtgtgtgtgtgtgggggagtCGTAGAGTGTGGGAAACATGGCAGCCAGGGCTTTTCTTTGAGGTGTGGCtgtatcagtgtgttttctctgtCCATTCCAGCCATTCCTTCTGGAAGCCATCTGACCAGTGGGAGCTTACATCTTCCATTTCCGCGAGCACGGTTTGTCTGAAGTGGAGTGTGAGGAATATTTTTgcgtgggtgtatgtgtgtatgtgtgtgtgtgactgcagtgTCTCACTTATAGCAgttattgttgtatttgttgtaaCTGCCAAGGGCTGTGAGACTCCCCAAACAGATCCCATATGAGAAAAATATTTGGGTCCCTGCATCCATCCATacctacagagagagaaatggggaCAGAGTACAATATGTGACAAAATGTTTGAACAAGAGTAAGAAAAACAACTAAAGAATTTATCTGGTATGTTATCCTGTCAAAGATAACTTTTCTGACTCTATGTAAATGTGCTGATGCCGTTATACTCCATCCATCTGgtattcattgatttattttactgtgcCTTTCTCAAAAAATTTGTCGTAGCAC
The Scomber scombrus chromosome 24, fScoSco1.1, whole genome shotgun sequence genome window above contains:
- the LOC134006624 gene encoding sodium- and chloride-dependent GABA transporter 2-like, whose amino-acid sequence is MGVCVSLPEPVMADQLPPQQGDTLMNKFQQGNLPNGKEVSKDGLHARGQWASKAEFLLAVAGQIIGLGNVWRFPYLCYKNGGGVFFVPYLLFLVLCGIPLFLLETSLGQYTSLGGVSAWRSICPLFGGLGYASQMMILHGCVYYIIILAWAVFYLSNSFQAELPWSHCNNTWNTNACFVFDQHNQTGNVSSSMPENATSPVMEFWEREVLRLSSSLDSLGPINWNLALCLAIVWLVCYFCVWKGVKSTGKVVYLTATFPYVMLFVLLVRGATLPGATKGIIYYLKPNHTRLADPQVWMDAGTQIFFSYGICLGSLTALGSYNKYNNNCYKDSFLLCLLNSSTSFLAGFAIFSVLGFMAEEQGVDISTVAQSGPGLAFIVYPKAIAMMPLPQLWAVCFFLMIIMLGLDTQFVSLEALMTSVTDLYPHLIRRGHRRELLLLFVCVICFLIGLVMVTPGGLYVFQIYDHFSCSGASLLLLSIFQSLAIGWVYGAERFSDNIKDMTGYSPLPVFKLCWKYLTPTVCTGTFLFSLVCWTPLKLGKDLVAPGWATALGWLLTLSSVSLLPIWAIYALATTPGTLSQRFKRLCSPDINSSQAHHYIPANNCIPTLPLTEKPKEPISNTIPDCRT